The following coding sequences lie in one Deltaproteobacteria bacterium genomic window:
- a CDS encoding APC family permease: MADDPAASTSESWDFAGWGTATRLTGLDTSKVAVKHLDQPHKNYLGTWASTAICGNDITSSCLYVSALCAAQAGRYAPIVLAVVAAVLYLFRTVYAEVGSALPLNGGTYTVLLNTTNKKLAAGAAVLTLLSYVATAVISAGEAMHYAHNLVAGLDVFWATIGLLGLFAFLNVVGISESAVVAVAIFFFHIVTLTVLCIAGIITIIRDPSLLSANWGEPPPGGLSHALFYGFAAAMLGISGFESSANFIEEQKPGVFPKTLRNMWLAVATFNPLISLLSLGLLPLVVITTVPPDMLAQMGDVAMGPVLRTWVSVDAVLVLSGAVLTSYVGVTGLVRRMSLDRCLPQVLLRENELRKTNHWIIIGFCAVCCSILAATAGDVEVLAGVYTISFLCVMALFAIGNMLLKSKRARLPRDIRASWLAVSVALIAVLVGLLGNLLLSPENIRVFAIYFFSAAGIVAVMFLRVVLMRAALSATRSLIDGLRRLNEWVGTSVRGAIDHINSRSIIYFTKGDSPAQLNRAVQYVLENEQTTRMIVVHVFAPGGEPPPNLGEDLARIDHLYPQIRIDFVAVEGTFTPEMIEVLSQTLSVPKNYMFISTPGDRFPHQIETLGGVRVIL; the protein is encoded by the coding sequence ATGGCCGACGATCCCGCTGCATCCACCTCCGAGTCGTGGGATTTCGCGGGCTGGGGCACCGCCACGCGACTGACGGGGCTGGACACCTCCAAGGTCGCGGTCAAGCACCTCGACCAGCCCCACAAGAACTACCTGGGCACGTGGGCGTCGACTGCGATCTGCGGCAACGACATCACCTCGAGCTGCCTCTACGTCTCGGCACTGTGCGCGGCCCAGGCCGGGCGCTACGCGCCGATCGTGCTCGCGGTGGTCGCGGCGGTGTTGTACCTGTTCCGCACGGTCTACGCCGAGGTCGGCAGCGCGCTGCCCCTCAACGGTGGCACGTACACCGTGTTGCTCAACACCACCAACAAGAAGCTCGCCGCGGGTGCGGCCGTGCTCACGCTGCTGTCGTACGTCGCGACTGCGGTCATCAGCGCCGGCGAGGCGATGCACTACGCCCACAACCTCGTGGCCGGACTCGACGTGTTCTGGGCCACGATCGGGTTGCTGGGGCTGTTCGCGTTCCTGAACGTCGTCGGCATCAGCGAGTCGGCGGTCGTCGCCGTCGCGATCTTCTTCTTCCACATCGTGACGCTGACGGTGCTGTGCATCGCCGGCATCATCACCATCATCCGCGACCCCTCGCTGCTGTCGGCGAACTGGGGCGAGCCGCCGCCGGGAGGGCTCTCACACGCGCTGTTCTACGGCTTCGCCGCGGCGATGCTCGGGATCTCCGGCTTCGAGAGCTCGGCCAACTTCATCGAGGAGCAGAAGCCCGGGGTCTTTCCCAAGACCCTGCGCAACATGTGGCTCGCGGTCGCGACCTTCAACCCGCTGATCTCGCTGTTGAGTCTGGGCTTGTTGCCGCTGGTCGTCATCACCACGGTGCCACCCGACATGCTCGCGCAGATGGGCGACGTGGCCATGGGTCCTGTGCTGCGCACGTGGGTCAGCGTCGACGCGGTGCTGGTGCTGTCCGGCGCGGTGCTCACCTCGTACGTCGGCGTCACCGGCCTGGTGCGGCGGATGAGCCTCGATCGCTGCCTACCGCAGGTGTTGCTGCGGGAGAACGAGCTGCGCAAGACCAACCACTGGATCATCATCGGCTTCTGCGCGGTGTGTTGCTCGATCCTCGCGGCAACTGCGGGCGACGTGGAGGTGCTGGCCGGTGTCTACACGATCTCGTTCCTGTGCGTGATGGCGCTGTTCGCCATCGGCAACATGTTGCTCAAGAGCAAGCGCGCACGCCTGCCGCGTGACATCCGGGCGAGTTGGCTGGCGGTGAGCGTCGCGCTCATCGCCGTGCTGGTGGGCTTGCTCGGCAACCTGTTGCTGTCGCCCGAGAACATCCGGGTGTTCGCGATCTACTTCTTCTCGGCCGCGGGCATCGTGGCCGTGATGTTCCTGCGGGTCGTGCTGATGCGTGCGGCGCTGTCGGCCACGCGCTCGTTGATCGACGGCCTACGGCGGCTGAACGAGTGGGTCGGCACCAGCGTGCGTGGCGCGATCGATCACATCAACAGTCGATCGATCATCTACTTCACCAAGGGCGACAGCCCCGCGCAGCTCAACCGTGCGGTGCAGTACGTGCTGGAGAACGAGCAGACCACGCGCATGATCGTGGTGCACGTCTTCGCGCCCGGCGGTGAGCCACCGCCCAACCTCGGCGAGGACCTCGCGCGCATCGATCACCTGTATCCGCAGATCCGCATCGACTTCGTGGCGGTGGAGGGCACCTTCACGCCCGAGATGATCGAGGTGCTGTCGCAGACCTTGTCGGTGCCGAAGAACTACATGTTCATCAGCACGCCGGGCGACCGCTTCCCGCATCAGATCGAGACCCTCGGCGGCGTACGAGTGATCCTGTGA
- a CDS encoding DUF4011 domain-containing protein, which produces MTATTRTSLVGLDVEAVRFSLERQLAAALDGFPGFAVQRASLVPRDAEAIRRRLHADALALSPTMAPAAHAQAEAARAALAIDGALELYQSSGRENAALHFVQSPILLEIQGRMLTLLDDGAAVALFGHELGHWLAHGPWTELGATALAGLQLAEAGVLPSAQAEAARRLAVAREITADRFGLLACQDLDAALRLEMIATTGLPGDALTWDTAAYLEQARDLMDRTLAAGEAALATTHPEHSLRAWALWLFSESDVYQRLTGRGASTRSLAEVDAVIARALGSSRVDVDFDARDEPPAFLGECALACAVLVAAADGVISPEELDAIEDAFGRTIPGWSELLDPEVALARFYETGGMVRAGGPDLVRSLFLLLTHVMGADDVVDAREVQTILAIGEALGHGGEFRRWIRPAIAAMQSPLELELLEQVAIPLPVRKHEVADALAALCDSVERRGESSIAPRRLLRLAGVQATTPEALAPLAQLFRDRGIEVSPPLHGAPLDQPVRLVATRQPPSAAAAPIDASRRALTDAITRLRDELISGDGRSPSVRLRRLVRGRCFDLVALDAIRPGTAERTLTLVRGGREAVLVTADDAGRHDAAEACSAQLRELHREVRDRIEETGANELYVGYPVLVGNIAPRGVTEVGYGVRAPLVLFPVELERDGRGARGFSLRRRSDEEPIANQSLLRLLFNKATLAFPDELGRELDDIVADPARGVEAMLAKLREIGVPVAVESTALVPFGDRDRDLDQAPPRLSIEECALLGLFPQSSSDLLQDYDALLRELADLAKEPATVLASAAALLPATTGVVGEPAVTDPGAPGWPVVAADPSQRAVLAQCRSHRVTVVDGPPGTGKSQLIVNLVADALRRGERVAVVAEKRAALDVVGQRLEVRGLGQYLAVVHDVHEDRKPLFERVRVRLEAKRPSASPPGRLELLRMEYEQAKAALEADRNLLAQRIDDAGLCVGQLITMVASGEPHVVDPALAGIDRERLLRLLELVERLHPHQDLWAPSAWWRQRGLARGSLRGYDDAALTAMRVQLRDAIAHADAFDAALAPAPVDRDALARAREGLLALHAARAACQGPDDIALLTALCLHGDDGVASLVERWRGESQALAQWSPGGLVVDDPAERAVTVLQSFAGRWTRIVSPLWWRTRAEVRASLVRLWPEQAAAGFDAEFLARLQSRLHAARAWAQARALFERLGLSARAQGDAASAGAAIERLQLLAGLAAPVRAAATTLAAIGISLERAATDEWAAHRLAQSEAQQRLLQALAAIAGVFPWVLRDDATALRELADRLARDATRLRELDGWTALACETMTAAPALLDRVAAALAGRPFTDWRESIARAWAAAQLERARNLQPRIDDLGTIATAQRADRAIETMTRLEPEIAALEVAAIVARADQAELLQTPNAGYRARRSDPQRAKESLLKEVGKKSRLMPLRRFVREFADVGLLDVMPCWLLSPETMTVLFPREPLFDLVIFDEASQCTVESGLPVMLRAQRVVIAGDEKQMPPSSYFELGTSSTDDEDRSAEELAVRDVFAAESLLALARARCPHAGLQWHYRCRDESLIAFSNHAMYDGELLTIPSTQGPTAPPALRWIAVEGGQYDAGLNRPEAERVVALIAELLSRSEPPTIGVVTFNLRQRQTVLDAVEARVAADDGFAAAWRAATTVDAIDRRPFVKNLESVQGDERDVILFSLGHAPVERTRKGGASERYVPARFGPLGQRGGERRLNVAISRAKAECYVVASFDPELLHVGDATHDGPRLFKAYLEFAFLLGKGQRLQAQQVLDDVRGRRRNAAGERERASFEGHVPLAVQIALALERTGLRCELGLGASEFRIPLAIGAADTPDFVLAVLTDEGADAADAFERHLHRPAVLRLRGWDVMHVDAATWSRRRADVVAEIERRATRRR; this is translated from the coding sequence GTGACGGCCACGACGCGCACGAGCTTGGTCGGTCTCGACGTCGAGGCGGTGCGGTTCTCGCTGGAGCGGCAGCTGGCCGCCGCGCTCGACGGCTTCCCCGGCTTCGCGGTGCAGCGGGCCTCGCTGGTGCCGCGTGATGCCGAGGCGATTCGTCGCCGCCTGCACGCCGACGCGCTCGCGCTGTCGCCGACGATGGCACCCGCCGCCCATGCCCAGGCCGAGGCGGCGCGAGCGGCCCTGGCGATCGATGGCGCGCTCGAGCTCTACCAGTCGAGCGGCCGCGAGAACGCGGCGCTGCACTTCGTGCAGTCGCCGATCCTGCTCGAGATCCAGGGGCGCATGTTGACGCTGCTCGACGACGGTGCCGCCGTGGCGTTGTTCGGGCACGAGCTGGGTCATTGGCTGGCGCACGGGCCTTGGACGGAGCTCGGGGCCACCGCGCTGGCGGGGCTGCAGCTGGCCGAGGCGGGGGTGTTGCCGAGCGCCCAGGCCGAGGCCGCGCGTCGACTCGCGGTCGCGCGCGAGATCACGGCCGATCGCTTCGGCCTGCTCGCGTGCCAGGATCTCGACGCAGCGCTGCGGCTCGAGATGATCGCGACCACGGGCCTGCCCGGCGACGCGTTGACGTGGGACACCGCGGCCTACCTCGAGCAGGCGCGAGATCTCATGGATCGCACGCTAGCGGCCGGTGAAGCCGCGCTCGCGACCACGCACCCCGAGCACAGCCTGCGCGCCTGGGCGCTGTGGCTGTTCTCGGAGAGCGATGTGTACCAGCGCCTGACGGGGCGCGGCGCGAGCACGCGCAGCCTCGCCGAGGTCGATGCCGTGATCGCGCGCGCGCTGGGTTCGAGCCGCGTCGACGTCGACTTCGACGCGCGCGACGAGCCGCCGGCGTTCCTGGGCGAGTGCGCGCTCGCGTGCGCGGTGCTGGTCGCCGCTGCCGATGGCGTGATCTCGCCCGAGGAGCTCGACGCGATCGAGGACGCCTTCGGTCGCACCATCCCCGGCTGGTCGGAGTTGCTCGATCCCGAGGTCGCGCTCGCCCGCTTCTACGAGACCGGCGGCATGGTCCGTGCCGGCGGGCCGGATCTCGTGCGCAGCCTGTTCTTGCTGCTCACCCACGTGATGGGTGCCGACGACGTGGTCGACGCGCGCGAGGTGCAGACGATCCTCGCGATCGGTGAGGCGCTCGGGCACGGCGGCGAGTTCCGCCGCTGGATCCGCCCTGCGATCGCCGCGATGCAGTCGCCGCTCGAGCTCGAGCTGCTCGAGCAGGTCGCGATCCCGCTGCCGGTGCGCAAGCACGAGGTTGCCGACGCCCTCGCCGCGCTGTGCGACAGCGTCGAGCGTCGCGGTGAGTCGTCGATCGCACCGCGTCGTCTGCTGCGGCTCGCCGGCGTGCAGGCGACCACGCCCGAGGCCCTCGCACCCCTCGCGCAGCTGTTCCGTGATCGCGGCATCGAGGTCAGCCCGCCACTGCACGGTGCGCCGCTCGACCAGCCGGTGCGGCTGGTGGCGACCCGTCAGCCGCCATCGGCCGCGGCGGCGCCGATCGACGCCTCGAGGCGGGCGCTGACGGACGCCATCACGCGGCTGCGCGACGAGCTGATCTCCGGCGACGGACGCAGTCCCTCGGTGCGGCTGCGTCGGCTCGTGCGCGGGCGCTGCTTCGATCTCGTCGCGCTCGATGCGATCCGCCCCGGCACCGCCGAGCGCACGCTGACCTTGGTGCGCGGCGGCCGTGAGGCGGTGTTGGTGACCGCCGACGACGCCGGCCGACACGACGCCGCGGAGGCCTGCTCCGCGCAGCTGCGAGAGCTGCACCGCGAGGTCCGTGATCGCATCGAGGAGACCGGCGCCAACGAGCTGTACGTGGGCTATCCCGTGTTGGTCGGCAACATCGCGCCGCGCGGCGTGACCGAGGTCGGCTACGGCGTGCGAGCACCGCTGGTGCTGTTCCCGGTCGAGCTCGAGCGTGACGGTCGCGGTGCGCGGGGCTTCTCGCTGCGCCGGCGCAGCGACGAGGAGCCGATCGCAAACCAGTCGCTGTTGCGCCTGCTCTTCAACAAGGCCACGCTCGCCTTCCCCGACGAACTCGGACGCGAGCTCGACGACATTGTGGCCGATCCCGCGCGCGGGGTCGAAGCCATGCTCGCGAAGCTGCGCGAGATCGGCGTGCCGGTGGCGGTGGAGTCGACCGCATTGGTGCCGTTTGGCGATCGCGACCGCGACCTCGATCAGGCCCCGCCGCGGCTGTCGATCGAGGAGTGCGCGCTGTTGGGGTTGTTCCCCCAGTCGAGCTCCGATCTCCTGCAAGACTACGACGCGCTGCTGCGCGAGCTCGCCGACCTCGCGAAGGAGCCCGCCACCGTGCTGGCCTCGGCGGCCGCGTTGCTGCCCGCCACGACCGGCGTGGTCGGTGAGCCCGCGGTGACCGACCCGGGTGCGCCGGGCTGGCCGGTGGTCGCGGCCGATCCCAGCCAGCGCGCCGTGCTGGCGCAGTGTCGCAGCCACCGCGTGACGGTCGTCGATGGCCCGCCGGGGACCGGCAAGAGCCAGCTCATCGTCAATCTGGTGGCCGACGCGCTGCGTCGCGGCGAGCGGGTGGCGGTGGTCGCCGAGAAGCGTGCGGCGCTCGACGTGGTCGGGCAGCGACTCGAGGTTCGGGGCCTCGGACAGTACCTCGCGGTGGTGCACGACGTGCACGAGGACCGCAAGCCGTTGTTCGAGCGGGTGCGGGTGCGCCTCGAGGCCAAGCGACCTTCGGCCTCGCCGCCGGGCCGCCTCGAGCTGCTGCGCATGGAGTACGAGCAGGCCAAGGCCGCGCTCGAGGCCGATCGCAACCTGCTCGCGCAGCGGATCGACGACGCCGGCCTGTGCGTCGGCCAGCTCATCACGATGGTCGCCAGCGGCGAGCCCCACGTCGTCGATCCCGCGCTCGCGGGTATCGATCGCGAACGCCTGCTGCGACTGCTCGAGCTGGTCGAGCGGCTGCATCCGCACCAGGACCTGTGGGCCCCGAGCGCGTGGTGGCGCCAGCGGGGGCTCGCGCGCGGCTCGCTGCGCGGGTACGACGACGCGGCGCTCACGGCGATGCGCGTGCAGCTTCGCGACGCCATCGCCCACGCGGACGCCTTCGACGCTGCGCTGGCGCCGGCGCCGGTCGATCGCGACGCGTTGGCGCGCGCACGCGAGGGTCTGCTCGCGCTGCACGCCGCGCGTGCGGCCTGCCAGGGCCCCGACGACATCGCGTTGCTCACCGCGCTGTGCCTGCACGGCGACGACGGTGTCGCGTCGCTCGTGGAGCGCTGGCGCGGCGAGTCGCAGGCGCTGGCGCAGTGGAGCCCCGGCGGGCTCGTGGTCGACGATCCCGCCGAGCGCGCGGTGACGGTGCTGCAGTCGTTCGCCGGTCGCTGGACGCGGATCGTCTCGCCGCTGTGGTGGCGCACGCGGGCCGAGGTGCGCGCGTCGCTGGTGCGACTGTGGCCCGAGCAGGCGGCGGCCGGCTTCGATGCCGAGTTTCTCGCGCGGCTGCAATCGCGGCTGCACGCCGCGCGCGCGTGGGCGCAAGCGCGGGCGCTGTTCGAGCGGCTCGGACTGTCGGCGCGGGCGCAAGGTGATGCCGCCAGCGCGGGCGCGGCGATCGAGCGCTTGCAGCTGCTGGCCGGACTCGCGGCCCCGGTGCGTGCCGCGGCCACGACGCTGGCGGCGATCGGCATCTCGCTCGAGCGCGCCGCCACCGACGAGTGGGCGGCGCACCGTCTCGCGCAGTCCGAGGCGCAACAGCGGCTGCTGCAGGCGCTGGCGGCCATCGCAGGGGTGTTCCCGTGGGTCCTGCGCGACGACGCCACGGCACTACGCGAGCTCGCGGACCGGCTCGCCCGCGACGCGACGCGGCTGCGCGAGCTCGACGGCTGGACCGCGCTGGCGTGCGAGACGATGACGGCCGCGCCGGCGTTGCTCGATCGCGTGGCCGCGGCGCTCGCGGGTCGCCCCTTCACCGACTGGCGCGAGTCGATCGCGCGGGCATGGGCGGCGGCGCAGCTGGAGCGCGCCCGCAACCTGCAGCCACGCATCGACGATCTCGGCACGATCGCGACCGCCCAGCGCGCGGACCGTGCGATCGAGACGATGACGCGGCTCGAGCCGGAGATCGCAGCGCTCGAGGTTGCTGCCATCGTCGCTCGGGCCGACCAGGCCGAGCTGCTGCAGACGCCGAACGCGGGCTATCGCGCGCGCCGGAGCGACCCGCAGCGCGCCAAGGAGTCGCTGCTCAAGGAGGTCGGCAAGAAGAGCCGCTTGATGCCACTGCGCCGCTTCGTCCGCGAGTTCGCCGACGTCGGCCTGCTCGATGTGATGCCGTGCTGGTTGCTGTCGCCCGAGACCATGACGGTGCTGTTCCCGCGCGAGCCGCTGTTCGACCTCGTGATCTTCGACGAGGCCTCGCAGTGCACCGTCGAGTCGGGTCTGCCGGTGATGCTGCGGGCGCAGCGGGTGGTCATCGCTGGCGACGAGAAGCAGATGCCGCCGTCGTCGTACTTCGAACTCGGCACCAGCAGCACCGACGACGAAGATCGCTCGGCCGAGGAACTCGCGGTGCGCGACGTGTTCGCGGCCGAGTCGTTGCTGGCGCTGGCGCGCGCGCGCTGTCCCCACGCGGGCCTGCAGTGGCACTACCGCTGCCGCGACGAGTCGTTGATCGCGTTCTCCAACCACGCGATGTACGACGGCGAGCTGCTCACCATCCCCTCGACGCAGGGGCCCACCGCGCCGCCGGCCCTGCGGTGGATCGCGGTGGAGGGCGGGCAGTACGACGCCGGGCTCAATCGCCCCGAGGCCGAACGCGTCGTGGCGCTCATCGCCGAGCTGCTGTCGCGCAGCGAGCCGCCGACCATCGGGGTCGTCACGTTCAACCTCCGCCAGCGTCAGACCGTGCTCGACGCGGTCGAGGCCCGCGTCGCCGCCGACGACGGATTCGCCGCGGCGTGGCGGGCTGCCACCACCGTCGATGCCATCGATCGACGACCGTTCGTGAAGAACCTCGAGTCGGTGCAGGGCGACGAGCGCGACGTCATCCTGTTCTCGCTCGGCCACGCGCCGGTCGAGCGCACCCGCAAGGGCGGCGCGAGCGAGCGCTACGTGCCGGCGCGCTTCGGTCCGCTCGGGCAACGCGGCGGCGAGCGGCGCCTCAACGTCGCGATCTCCCGCGCCAAGGCCGAGTGCTACGTGGTCGCCTCGTTCGACCCCGAGTTGCTGCACGTCGGTGACGCCACCCACGATGGCCCGCGACTGTTCAAGGCCTACCTCGAGTTCGCATTCCTGCTCGGCAAGGGGCAGCGTCTGCAGGCGCAGCAGGTGCTCGACGACGTGCGCGGGCGCCGACGCAACGCCGCGGGCGAGCGCGAGCGTGCCTCGTTCGAGGGGCACGTGCCGCTCGCGGTCCAGATCGCGCTGGCGCTCGAGCGCACCGGCCTGCGCTGCGAGCTGGGCCTGGGCGCGTCGGAGTTCCGCATACCGCTGGCGATCGGCGCCGCCGACACGCCGGACTTCGTACTCGCGGTGCTCACCGACGAGGGCGCCGATGCAGCCGACGCCTTCGAACGCCATCTCCACCGACCTGCGGTGCTGCGGCTGCGGGGATGGGATGTGATGCACGTCGATGCGGCGACCTGGTCGCGCCGCCGTGCCGACGTCGTGGCGGAGATCGAGCGGCGCGCGACTCGTCGCCGCTAG
- a CDS encoding sigma-70 family RNA polymerase sigma factor: protein MSSDEELYAAWTAGDRAAGGRLVDRHLRSIARFFANKIWDGDDAEELVGTTFELCARTLGSFRGESSFRTFLFGLAHNVLRNHIRRRRPEIGEIDLESSAVRDLGPSPRTAAARRREQALLLQALRAIPLEHQIVLELVYFEGLSRTEIAAALELPAGTVASRLRRADELLRQQLRRQAHDAAHFHATHDGLAQWAEQLREQLGRADG, encoded by the coding sequence ATGAGCAGCGACGAAGAGCTCTACGCGGCCTGGACCGCCGGTGATCGGGCCGCCGGCGGCCGACTCGTCGATCGACACCTGCGCTCGATCGCTCGCTTCTTCGCCAACAAGATCTGGGACGGCGACGACGCCGAGGAGCTGGTCGGCACCACCTTCGAGCTGTGTGCCCGCACCCTGGGCAGCTTCCGCGGCGAGAGCAGCTTTCGAACCTTCCTGTTCGGCCTCGCCCACAACGTGTTGCGCAACCACATCCGCAGGCGCCGGCCCGAGATCGGCGAGATCGATCTCGAGAGCAGTGCGGTGCGTGACCTCGGGCCATCCCCGCGCACCGCCGCGGCGCGCCGACGCGAGCAGGCCTTGCTACTGCAGGCGCTGCGCGCGATCCCCCTCGAGCATCAGATCGTGCTCGAGCTGGTCTACTTCGAGGGCCTCTCGCGCACCGAGATCGCCGCCGCGCTCGAGCTGCCGGCGGGCACGGTCGCCAGTCGGCTGCGCCGCGCCGATGAGCTCTTGCGGCAGCAGCTGCGACGCCAGGCCCACGACGCCGCCCACTTCCACGCGACCCACGACGGGCTGGCGCAGTGGGCCGAGCAGCTCCGCGAGCAGCTCGGCCGCGCCGACGGCTGA